A region of the Longimicrobium sp. genome:
CGCGGGAGCGCGAAAGGTCCAGCCGCGCCGCCAGCCAGCTGTCCAGCCGGTCGCCGGCCTCGTCGCCGGCCACCAGCTCGACGGCATCGTCAGGCAACGTCAGGTTTCTTCTCCATCTGCTGCTCCTCGCGCCAGAGCGAAACCGCCAGCATCAGCGCGCCCACCGTCACCCCGATGTCGGCCACGTTGAACACCGGCCAGCGCATGGTGCCGAAGCCGAAGTCGAAGAAGTCGATCACCCCGCGCGACGAGCGGACGCGGTCGATCAGGTTGCCGATGGCCCCGCCCGTCACCAGGGGGATTGCGACCAGCCGCATCTTGTCCGACCACGGCGTCGTGCGGTACATCATGTACAGCAGGACCGCCGCGGCCACGGGAAGGATGCTGAACGCAATGCGCGACCAGTCGCCCAGGTGCAGCCCGAAGGCCGCGCCGCGGTTGTAGATGTACGTCAGGCGAAAGAAGTCGCCGATCACCGGCACCGGGTCGTACAGCCGAAGGGTGCGCTGCACGATGATCTT
Encoded here:
- the lspA gene encoding signal peptidase II is translated as MMAEATTTSVGTPADEARRKMALYLGLVIGWVVLDQVTKIIVQRTLRLYDPVPVIGDFFRLTYIYNRGAAFGLHLGDWSRIAFSILPVAAAVLLYMMYRTTPWSDKMRLVAIPLVTGGAIGNLIDRVRSSRGVIDFFDFGFGTMRWPVFNVADIGVTVGALMLAVSLWREEQQMEKKPDVA